A genomic segment from Pristiophorus japonicus isolate sPriJap1 chromosome 16, sPriJap1.hap1, whole genome shotgun sequence encodes:
- the ska2 gene encoding SKA complex subunit 2 isoform X2, producing MEFQKAESDLDYIEHKLEYEMVKNLPEDTPTQENPVKLLKQLRVIKSRYRELSAEADQIATEQKESVDFIRSQLAATLQLVLKLQEQSDLKSCPLTEDEQWAVQKILKAEVLAGAGPSEELCAEPPIPQQVEVEFEPITEKMFMSVPRNVRQSVKLADLNALYQQLFDHFVKDKNSAALSVLQMSKLNMKANEAKLKTLKALEVLQLDRKGHVRLSL from the exons TTCCAGAAGGCAGAGTCTGACCTGGATTATATCGAGCACAAACTTGAGTATGAAATGGTGAAAAACCTTCCTGAGGACACACCAACACAG GAAAATCCAGTCAAGCTGCTGAAGCAACTGCGGGTAATAAAATCTCGTTATCGCGAGCTATCTGCGGAAGCGGATCAGATAGCCACGGAACAAAAGGAATCTGTGGATTTCATCCGTTCACAACTTGCCGCCACGTTGCAGTTGGTACTGAAGCTGCAGGAGCAGAGTGACCTAAAG TCTTGTCCACTGACTGAGGATGAGCAGTGGGCTGTGCAGAAGATTCTGAAGGCTGAGGTTTTGGCTGGAGCAGGCCCCAGTGAG GAACTTTGTGCAGAGCCTCCAATACCACAGCAGGTGGAAG TGGAGTTTGAACCGATCACCGAGAAGATGTTCATGTCGGTACCGAGAAATGTGAGGCAAAGCGTGAAACTTGCTGACTTGAACGCGTTATATCAGCAGCTCTTTGACCACTTCGTAAAGGACAAAAATAG TGCTGCGCTGAGTGTGCTGCAGATGAGCAAACTGAACATGAAAGCAAACGAAGCCAAGTTAAAAACGCTGAAAGCTCTTGAAGTCC
- the ska2 gene encoding SKA complex subunit 2 isoform X3: MFQKAESDLDYIEHKLEYEMVKNLPEDTPTQENPVKLLKQLRVIKSRYRELSAEADQIATEQKESVDFIRSQLAATLQLVLKLQEQSDLKSCPLTEDEQWAVQKILKAEVLAGAGPSEELCAEPPIPQQVEVEFEPITEKMFMSVPRNVRQSVKLADLNALYQQLFDHFVKDKNSAALSVLQMSKLNMKANEAKLKTLKALEVLQLDRKGHVRLSL; this comes from the exons TTCCAGAAGGCAGAGTCTGACCTGGATTATATCGAGCACAAACTTGAGTATGAAATGGTGAAAAACCTTCCTGAGGACACACCAACACAG GAAAATCCAGTCAAGCTGCTGAAGCAACTGCGGGTAATAAAATCTCGTTATCGCGAGCTATCTGCGGAAGCGGATCAGATAGCCACGGAACAAAAGGAATCTGTGGATTTCATCCGTTCACAACTTGCCGCCACGTTGCAGTTGGTACTGAAGCTGCAGGAGCAGAGTGACCTAAAG TCTTGTCCACTGACTGAGGATGAGCAGTGGGCTGTGCAGAAGATTCTGAAGGCTGAGGTTTTGGCTGGAGCAGGCCCCAGTGAG GAACTTTGTGCAGAGCCTCCAATACCACAGCAGGTGGAAG TGGAGTTTGAACCGATCACCGAGAAGATGTTCATGTCGGTACCGAGAAATGTGAGGCAAAGCGTGAAACTTGCTGACTTGAACGCGTTATATCAGCAGCTCTTTGACCACTTCGTAAAGGACAAAAATAG TGCTGCGCTGAGTGTGCTGCAGATGAGCAAACTGAACATGAAAGCAAACGAAGCCAAGTTAAAAACGCTGAAAGCTCTTGAAGTCC
- the ska2 gene encoding SKA complex subunit 2 isoform X4, with protein MVKNLPEDTPTQENPVKLLKQLRVIKSRYRELSAEADQIATEQKESVDFIRSQLAATLQLVLKLQEQSDLKSCPLTEDEQWAVQKILKAEVLAGAGPSEELCAEPPIPQQVEVEFEPITEKMFMSVPRNVRQSVKLADLNALYQQLFDHFVKDKNSAALSVLQMSKLNMKANEAKLKTLKALEVLQLDRKGHVRLSL; from the exons ATGGTGAAAAACCTTCCTGAGGACACACCAACACAG GAAAATCCAGTCAAGCTGCTGAAGCAACTGCGGGTAATAAAATCTCGTTATCGCGAGCTATCTGCGGAAGCGGATCAGATAGCCACGGAACAAAAGGAATCTGTGGATTTCATCCGTTCACAACTTGCCGCCACGTTGCAGTTGGTACTGAAGCTGCAGGAGCAGAGTGACCTAAAG TCTTGTCCACTGACTGAGGATGAGCAGTGGGCTGTGCAGAAGATTCTGAAGGCTGAGGTTTTGGCTGGAGCAGGCCCCAGTGAG GAACTTTGTGCAGAGCCTCCAATACCACAGCAGGTGGAAG TGGAGTTTGAACCGATCACCGAGAAGATGTTCATGTCGGTACCGAGAAATGTGAGGCAAAGCGTGAAACTTGCTGACTTGAACGCGTTATATCAGCAGCTCTTTGACCACTTCGTAAAGGACAAAAATAG TGCTGCGCTGAGTGTGCTGCAGATGAGCAAACTGAACATGAAAGCAAACGAAGCCAAGTTAAAAACGCTGAAAGCTCTTGAAGTCC